A genome region from Novipirellula galeiformis includes the following:
- the dgt gene encoding dGTP triphosphohydrolase — MSHSLSWRRLLSSNRVSRSGSSTTDKLSGGASGRKADERTPFEQDYDRIVFSQPFRRMAKKTQVHPMASNDHIHNRLTHSIEVASVGRGFAHRVGVLARQASDLRAEDVASLPWIMQSACLIHDIGNPPFGHAGEEVVRAWVHEHPEMFERQRFDSDASCESCHADWLGFEGNAQGFRISARPDNPKAGYLRLTHATLASAIKYPWLSTDPRAAAKRKHNVYSSETQIFETLVEDLALRDRSGVPCRHPLSFLTEAADDICYRILDLEDAVEMGIREFDKVQDLFLRISGNQENSSMPLSQLRGQAIKNLMDKCWQVFEDDFDTIMNGDRIEDLKSSLDSESEQHLQDISDAYDEIFGHRKKVATELGAYHVVGRILKALFKTVQSIDDAAHYKDVHFLSKRCAELVWGRKYAEENLSRDYAWWLSQVMDFVSGMTDDYATDLSREIGGLALSQR; from the coding sequence ATGTCTCATTCACTTTCCTGGCGTCGCCTGCTTTCATCGAATCGCGTTTCACGCTCTGGATCGTCCACGACGGACAAGTTGTCCGGTGGAGCGAGCGGCAGAAAAGCCGATGAACGCACTCCGTTTGAGCAGGACTATGACCGCATCGTGTTTTCGCAACCGTTTCGGCGGATGGCCAAGAAAACGCAAGTGCATCCGATGGCCAGCAATGATCACATCCACAATCGGCTAACCCATTCGATCGAGGTGGCCAGTGTAGGGCGGGGGTTCGCCCACCGCGTGGGCGTGTTGGCGCGGCAGGCGAGCGATCTGCGTGCCGAGGACGTTGCCTCGTTGCCGTGGATCATGCAATCGGCCTGTCTGATTCACGATATCGGCAATCCGCCCTTTGGCCACGCTGGTGAAGAGGTGGTCCGTGCTTGGGTGCATGAGCATCCCGAGATGTTTGAACGCCAACGCTTTGACTCGGACGCGAGTTGTGAATCATGCCATGCGGATTGGTTGGGCTTTGAAGGCAACGCTCAGGGATTTCGAATTTCGGCGCGTCCGGACAATCCCAAGGCGGGTTACCTCCGTTTGACGCACGCCACGCTCGCCTCGGCGATCAAGTACCCGTGGCTTTCGACGGACCCACGTGCTGCGGCAAAACGCAAGCACAATGTTTATTCCTCCGAGACACAGATTTTTGAAACGCTAGTGGAGGATCTTGCGCTTCGTGATCGCTCCGGCGTCCCCTGTCGTCATCCGTTGTCGTTCTTGACCGAAGCGGCCGATGATATCTGTTACCGAATTCTCGACTTGGAGGATGCCGTCGAAATGGGGATTCGTGAGTTCGATAAGGTGCAAGATTTATTCTTGAGGATCTCGGGCAACCAGGAAAACAGCTCGATGCCATTGTCGCAGCTACGCGGTCAAGCGATCAAAAATCTGATGGACAAGTGTTGGCAGGTGTTTGAAGACGATTTTGATACGATCATGAATGGCGATCGCATCGAAGATTTGAAGTCCTCGCTCGATTCCGAAAGCGAACAACATCTGCAAGACATTTCGGACGCCTACGACGAAATTTTCGGTCATCGAAAAAAGGTGGCGACGGAACTAGGGGCCTATCACGTCGTGGGTCGGATTCTCAAAGCGTTATTTAAAACGGTCCAATCCATCGATGATGCCGCCCACTACAAAGACGTGCACTTCCTTTCCAAGCGGTGTGCCGAACTCGTTTGGGGCCGCAAGTATGCCGAGGAGAACTTGAGTCGCGACTATGCTTGGTGGTTAAGCCAGGTGATGGATTTTGTGAGCGGAATGACCGACGATTACGCTACCGACCTTTCGCGAGAAATCGGTGGTCTGGCACTCTCACAGCGATAA
- a CDS encoding PEP-CTERM sorting domain-containing protein, whose product MSVRRCLVSLNLVAASALIACGITNTPVSGAVITGDPTTTTGAGLQLIGNSMDPQFKADTIGGGFAYDVYTGRYTVSASDVIGGANVIGNTGQGVQGGAFNIGDDIFVIGWKSTADNGSGGLFASTGDNFLKLDPNGNAGYQPASAPGGAVTSFSNSDAGDAQLQNSRNDGNQFRFRSFRFNDGSGSSYPLQDEVASAPFTDPLEDLPFRAFGVNTGGVTPKVESQIYLLNVTALNNSSFNGTPFNPIGQGLPFYMHLAGESGSTGVAIPAATVPEPTSLGLMLAGASLLGLRHRRRKNGASTEPLRSSV is encoded by the coding sequence ATGAGTGTACGAAGATGTTTAGTTAGCTTGAATCTGGTGGCGGCTTCTGCCTTGATTGCTTGCGGGATTACCAACACCCCTGTCTCAGGGGCCGTCATTACGGGCGACCCGACAACCACTACCGGGGCTGGATTGCAGCTAATCGGAAACTCCATGGATCCGCAATTCAAAGCCGACACCATTGGTGGTGGCTTTGCCTACGATGTTTACACGGGCCGGTACACCGTGTCGGCCTCCGATGTGATCGGGGGGGCAAATGTGATTGGAAACACCGGCCAGGGCGTGCAGGGCGGAGCGTTTAATATTGGCGACGACATTTTTGTCATCGGCTGGAAGTCGACCGCTGATAATGGATCTGGGGGATTGTTTGCCTCGACAGGTGACAATTTCCTTAAGCTGGATCCGAACGGCAATGCCGGTTACCAGCCTGCTTCGGCCCCCGGCGGAGCGGTTACCAGTTTTAGTAACTCGGATGCGGGCGACGCACAGCTGCAAAACTCTCGAAATGACGGAAATCAATTCCGCTTCAGGTCGTTTCGATTCAACGATGGTTCGGGCTCTAGCTATCCGTTGCAAGACGAGGTTGCGAGCGCCCCGTTCACCGATCCCCTGGAGGACCTACCGTTCCGTGCATTCGGCGTAAATACAGGCGGTGTGACGCCGAAGGTCGAGTCCCAGATTTACTTGCTGAACGTGACTGCTTTGAACAATTCCAGTTTTAATGGGACGCCATTTAATCCGATCGGCCAAGGCCTACCCTTTTACATGCATCTTGCCGGTGAATCAGGTAGCACCGGCGTTGCGATCCCGGCAGCAACTGTTCCTGAGCCCACTTCGTTGGGTTTGATGCTTGCTGGCGCAAGCTTGCTGGGACTGCGACATCGGCGTCGAAAGAACGGTGCGTCCACCGAACCGCTTCGCAGCTCCGTTTGA
- a CDS encoding transporter suffix domain-containing protein — translation MSHEPSQIRWRAKVGFVMFVLSIGWPVLIPVLPLLGVTTTATAAISGVMLVAAEIILVAAAAIAGKEGFAIIKTTVFGFLHSRGPANEVGPTRYRIGLVMFAAPLAVGWASPYIGHYFAVSETDFGVGGLAAAIVLDVLLLVSLFVLGGGFWDKLRSLLRHDAYAVIPDKRLG, via the coding sequence ATGAGTCATGAACCGTCGCAAATCCGTTGGCGAGCCAAGGTCGGTTTTGTGATGTTTGTTCTTAGCATCGGATGGCCTGTGTTGATTCCCGTTTTACCGCTGTTAGGAGTGACGACCACCGCGACCGCAGCCATCAGTGGCGTGATGCTGGTGGCTGCGGAAATCATATTGGTCGCTGCCGCAGCCATCGCAGGCAAGGAGGGGTTCGCCATTATCAAAACGACAGTGTTCGGCTTTCTGCATTCACGCGGCCCAGCAAACGAAGTGGGGCCGACTCGGTACAGGATTGGTTTGGTGATGTTCGCGGCGCCGCTTGCGGTCGGCTGGGCGTCGCCCTACATCGGACATTATTTTGCGGTCTCGGAGACGGACTTCGGGGTGGGCGGGCTGGCCGCTGCGATCGTGCTGGATGTTTTGTTATTGGTGAGTCTGTTTGTTCTTGGCGGCGGTTTTTGGGACAAGTTGCGATCGCTGTTGCGGCACGATGCGTATGCCGTCATCCCTGACAAACGCTTAGGTTGA
- a CDS encoding FemAB family XrtA/PEP-CTERM system-associated protein, whose amino-acid sequence MSRTCLFFCFWTRGVLGLVADLCVEVHDLADVDVDCLGVAGASDARWPRLAAHHRQWWTAIAKGLKHPGFLITVRDAEQIVGLLPLMLVKGPIFGRFLVSLPYINTGGVWASDPLAAERLVTRACELADELDVRYLELRHEVPISHPQLNFENASKVHMRLALPVTDEQLDASFKSKLRSQVRKAGQSNHTVVFGGTELLDDFYDVFAVNMRDLGTPVFSRRLFAEVLGAFPGQTELCVVSGQGGPRAAALLVHTDAGTEVPSASCLRSANPTGANMWMYRHLLRRAIERGSETFDFGRSSVGSGTYKFKAQWGAVPHPATWQYYVRKGSVEAMRPDAAGNQRLIRVWQKLPVWFTRLIGPSIVRGIP is encoded by the coding sequence ATGTCGAGAACCTGCCTCTTTTTTTGTTTCTGGACTCGTGGGGTGCTCGGGCTTGTGGCTGATTTGTGTGTGGAGGTTCATGACCTTGCTGATGTCGATGTGGATTGTCTCGGCGTCGCAGGCGCTAGCGACGCTCGGTGGCCGCGTTTGGCCGCCCATCACCGCCAGTGGTGGACCGCGATCGCCAAAGGACTGAAGCACCCTGGGTTCTTGATCACTGTACGTGATGCCGAGCAGATCGTCGGGCTGCTACCACTGATGCTGGTCAAAGGCCCGATCTTTGGCCGCTTTCTAGTCTCATTGCCCTACATCAACACTGGCGGCGTGTGGGCCAGTGATCCGTTGGCCGCCGAGCGGTTGGTCACCCGCGCCTGCGAGTTGGCCGACGAGCTCGATGTTCGTTACCTCGAGCTGCGACATGAGGTGCCAATATCGCATCCGCAGTTGAACTTTGAAAACGCCAGCAAGGTGCATATGCGATTGGCGTTGCCCGTGACCGATGAGCAGCTTGACGCATCGTTCAAGTCCAAGCTGCGCAGCCAAGTCCGCAAGGCGGGCCAATCGAATCATACGGTCGTGTTCGGTGGCACCGAGCTACTCGACGACTTCTACGACGTCTTTGCCGTTAACATGCGCGACCTGGGGACCCCCGTCTTTTCGCGGCGATTGTTTGCCGAGGTGCTTGGTGCCTTTCCCGGCCAAACCGAGTTGTGCGTCGTGAGTGGCCAGGGCGGTCCGCGGGCCGCCGCCTTGTTGGTCCATACCGACGCGGGCACCGAGGTGCCCAGTGCGAGTTGTCTGCGGTCGGCCAATCCGACCGGCGCCAATATGTGGATGTACCGCCATTTGCTCCGCCGCGCGATTGAGCGTGGCAGCGAGACGTTTGACTTTGGACGCAGTAGCGTCGGCAGCGGCACCTACAAATTCAAAGCGCAATGGGGCGCCGTGCCCCATCCCGCGACCTGGCAGTATTACGTGCGCAAAGGCTCGGTTGAAGCGATGCGTCCGGACGCCGCCGGCAACCAGCGTTTGATCCGCGTCTGGCAGAAGTTGCCCGTCTGGTTCACCCGTCTAATTGGACCCTCGATCGTCCGAGGGATACCGTGA
- a CDS encoding trimeric intracellular cation channel family protein, which produces MTIPIEPLSPSILAIMYFGDAVFAISGALTAARYKMDVLGFVLIGTITGIGGGTIRDLLLGRTVWWTQDPTELILCVVASLATFFLITSDLTRRRGMAWSDTLGLAAFSVVGCHISLQFGSPFVVAVFMGMVTATGGGVLRDVLSNTQPMILCGQPYATAALLGSLSYASLRHFGFTLVPSEMVACTAAFALRASAILFDIRMGPPGQFLAFGNNPNHPKP; this is translated from the coding sequence ATGACGATTCCGATTGAGCCGCTCAGCCCCAGCATCCTGGCAATCATGTATTTCGGAGATGCCGTGTTTGCGATCAGCGGAGCATTGACGGCCGCGCGATACAAAATGGACGTGCTGGGGTTCGTGTTGATCGGGACGATTACCGGGATCGGTGGCGGTACGATCCGGGACCTGTTGCTGGGACGCACCGTGTGGTGGACTCAGGATCCGACCGAGCTGATCTTATGTGTGGTCGCATCGCTCGCCACCTTCTTCTTGATTACCAGCGACCTCACGCGGCGCAGGGGAATGGCTTGGTCCGACACCCTAGGGCTCGCGGCATTCAGCGTGGTTGGCTGTCACATCTCACTCCAATTTGGATCGCCGTTTGTCGTCGCGGTGTTCATGGGCATGGTCACCGCGACGGGAGGCGGCGTTCTGCGCGACGTGCTGAGCAACACGCAACCGATGATTTTGTGCGGCCAACCCTACGCTACCGCTGCGCTGCTGGGCTCGTTGAGCTACGCGAGTCTTCGACACTTTGGTTTTACTCTCGTTCCCTCCGAGATGGTGGCATGCACCGCTGCGTTCGCACTGCGTGCCTCGGCCATTCTGTTCGATATCCGCATGGGGCCGCCCGGACAATTCCTGGCATTTGGAAATAACCCCAATCATCCCAAACCATGA
- a CDS encoding mechanosensitive ion channel family protein, which translates to MSIVIQCTRAVAAFVLIGIAVMPSPASSQTLAARHPLQPSDTSSPAATLNGLIDACNELYDLISDPSFSVERANELLPTTQRMLDCLDLSELPADLRSTAGIDSALFLKEVLDRIELPPENEVPGGIGLELDQDEPLLRWQIPHTRIAIARMELGPNRNAYLFTPGTVRRAAQDYRMVKELPYRSGGRAVSKGLHDAYVTMTKQTPMRSGDTSSPRGTLNLFLNSCNELHQAIRREQHFDRSNPDLDRLGAKIISCLDTSQLPDYARDYFDAEAAVCLKEVLDRVPLPPAEAIPGIESVDTPDGADSLVRWQVPGTQIVLTKIDEGPRRGEFLFSAETVDRAPEFFEKLASLPYRRIPPAVSAGLYHWWLSSPGNPTVAAIVDTLPTWFQQRLLGMAIWQWVSVLPAIPLSLMLMFFAFRVARTHGERVRHRSLVGYWLSLTFPLLALLVPVAFKYVAWEYLTVRGTAIYIVNFSADVVFLLAVLVLIVRSSSRIAETIIALPHIAPQGLDANLIRLICRVLGIAAAVIVFLEGGRHLGFPITTLIASAGIGGLAIALSAQGLIKGLFGTVSILLDKPYCVGERIVVKGHEGVVEEIGLRSTKIRTLSGPLISIPNDQMSDAEIENIAKREFIRRSSELHIPIDTSLNKVKLAIECIRALLENHDELDPRYATRVYFSDITPSAFAIRIVYWYAAADYWEFMAFNEKINLAICDAFDKHGIQFSLPLRHTYWKTDDHQGPLEVVLETSGEPVD; encoded by the coding sequence ATGTCGATTGTGATCCAGTGTACTCGGGCCGTTGCTGCGTTTGTGTTGATAGGGATCGCCGTAATGCCGTCGCCGGCAAGCTCGCAAACGTTAGCCGCTCGGCATCCGTTGCAACCTTCGGATACTTCCAGTCCCGCAGCGACGCTCAATGGTTTGATTGACGCATGCAACGAGCTGTACGACTTGATCAGCGACCCGTCGTTTTCAGTGGAGCGTGCGAACGAGCTTCTGCCTACGACTCAGCGAATGCTCGATTGCCTTGACTTGAGCGAGTTGCCCGCCGACCTGAGGAGCACGGCGGGCATCGATTCGGCACTGTTCCTAAAGGAGGTGCTCGATCGTATCGAGTTGCCGCCGGAGAATGAGGTCCCCGGGGGCATCGGATTGGAATTAGATCAAGACGAACCGCTACTGCGTTGGCAGATTCCTCACACGCGGATCGCGATCGCTCGAATGGAATTGGGACCGAATCGAAACGCCTATCTGTTTACGCCGGGCACAGTGCGGCGGGCTGCTCAAGACTATCGCATGGTCAAGGAGTTACCGTATCGCAGCGGTGGACGTGCGGTATCCAAAGGGCTTCACGATGCTTACGTCACAATGACTAAGCAGACGCCCATGCGATCGGGCGATACATCGAGCCCACGCGGCACGTTGAACTTGTTCTTGAATTCCTGTAACGAACTTCACCAAGCGATCCGGCGAGAGCAGCATTTCGACCGCAGTAATCCTGACCTCGATCGACTTGGGGCGAAGATCATTTCGTGTCTCGATACGAGTCAATTGCCCGATTACGCTCGCGACTACTTCGATGCCGAAGCCGCCGTTTGTCTGAAGGAAGTCTTGGACCGGGTGCCGTTACCGCCCGCCGAAGCAATTCCCGGTATTGAATCGGTCGACACCCCCGATGGAGCGGACTCGCTGGTGCGTTGGCAGGTCCCCGGCACTCAAATCGTTTTAACAAAAATCGACGAAGGACCGCGTCGGGGCGAATTCCTGTTTTCAGCGGAGACGGTGGACCGGGCCCCCGAGTTCTTCGAGAAGCTGGCCTCGCTACCCTATCGGCGAATCCCACCGGCCGTCTCCGCAGGTCTTTATCACTGGTGGCTTTCGAGCCCTGGAAATCCCACCGTCGCGGCGATCGTCGACACGTTGCCGACTTGGTTTCAACAGCGACTTTTGGGCATGGCGATTTGGCAGTGGGTAAGTGTGCTGCCCGCGATTCCGCTGAGCTTGATGCTGATGTTCTTTGCATTTCGCGTGGCCAGAACTCACGGCGAGCGTGTTCGCCATCGCAGTCTGGTCGGTTATTGGTTGAGTTTGACTTTTCCGTTGCTGGCGTTACTCGTTCCGGTCGCGTTCAAGTACGTGGCGTGGGAATATTTGACGGTCCGTGGAACGGCAATTTACATCGTGAACTTTTCCGCCGACGTTGTTTTCCTGCTGGCGGTGCTGGTTTTGATTGTCCGCAGCAGCAGTCGCATTGCCGAGACGATCATTGCCTTGCCGCACATTGCGCCCCAAGGCTTGGACGCCAATTTGATCCGTCTGATTTGCCGGGTGCTCGGCATCGCAGCGGCGGTGATTGTGTTTCTCGAAGGGGGGCGCCATCTCGGATTCCCCATTACCACGTTGATTGCCAGTGCGGGGATCGGAGGCTTGGCAATCGCATTGTCCGCCCAAGGTCTGATCAAAGGTCTGTTCGGCACCGTCAGCATCCTGCTTGACAAACCGTACTGCGTCGGCGAGCGGATTGTGGTCAAGGGGCACGAAGGAGTCGTCGAAGAGATTGGTCTACGCAGCACCAAAATTCGCACGCTGTCGGGACCGCTGATTTCAATCCCTAACGACCAGATGTCCGACGCGGAGATTGAGAACATTGCCAAACGAGAGTTCATTCGCCGCTCGAGCGAACTGCACATTCCAATCGACACCTCTCTAAACAAGGTGAAGCTCGCGATCGAGTGCATCCGTGCGCTGCTAGAAAACCACGACGAATTGGATCCGAGATACGCAACCCGAGTCTACTTCAGCGACATCACGCCGAGTGCATTTGCGATCCGAATCGTGTATTGGTACGCGGCGGCCGATTACTGGGAATTCATGGCGTTCAATGAAAAAATCAATCTCGCCATTTGCGACGCATTCGACAAGCATGGCATCCAATTTTCGCTGCCGCTACGGCACACCTACTGGAAGACCGACGACCATCAGGGGCCGCTCGAGGTCGTGCTTGAGACGAGCGGGGAACCCGTCGATTAA